Within Stella humosa, the genomic segment GGATCGCTTTGCGCCGCGACCGGGCCAGCCCTTCCATGATGCGGCGCGCATCGGGGTCCAGCCCGCGGGTGGCGTCGACCAGGTGGATCTGGAGGTCGGCATCCTCGGCCCCCTTCCAGGCCGTCGCCACCATGGCGCGCTCCAGCCGGCGGCGCGGCTGGAAGATCCCGGGCGTATCGACCCAGATGATCTGGGCCGGGCCGTCGAGCGCGATGCCCAGCACGCGGGCGCGGGTGGTCTGCACCTTGGGCGACACGATCGCCACCTTGGAGCCGACCAGCCGGTTGACCAGGGTCGACTTGCCGGCGTTGGGGGCGCCGATGATGGCAGTGAAGCCGCAGCGCGTGGGCTCGGCGGCGGCGGTCGCGGCGGCGGCGGACTCGGCCGGCGGATTGGGCGGCAGTTCAGGCTCGGTCATGCGGCAGGCTGCCCCTTTAGGATGGTGAGGAGGGCCTCGGCGGCGGCGCGCTCGGCCACCCGCTTGGAGGTGCCGACGGCCGACGCGCCCGGATGGCCCTCGATGGTGACGGACACGGTGAAGGCCGGCGCGTGATCGGGGCCGTCGGCCGCCACCGTCTCGTAGCGCGGCAGCGGCAGCCCCCGGCCCTGGGCCCATTCCTGGAGTGCCGTCTTGGGATCGTTCGGCGGCTGGCGCTGGCCGACGCCCGCCCCCCAGCGCGCATGGATGAAGCGGGCCGCGACCTCCAGCCCGCCATCGAGATAGAGGGCGCCGATCACGGCCTCCATGCAGTCGGCCAGGGTCCCGGCCTTGGCCCGGCCGCCGCCGACCTCCTCGCCGCGCGACAGCATGATGAAGCGGCCGAGGCCGATCTCGCGCGCCACCTCGGCCAGGGCATCGCGCCGGACATGGGCCGCCAGGCGGCGGGCCAGGTGCCCCTCCGGCTCGGACGGGAAGCGGCGCAGCAGCAGTTCGGCCACGACCAGCCCCAGCACCCGGTCACCCAGGAATTCCAGCCGCTCGTAGCCGGACGCACCGGGGGCGGCGATCAGGCTCGGGTGGCGCAGCGCGTCGCGCAGCAGGCGGCGGTCGCGGAAACGATGGCCCAGGATGTCGGCCAGCAGCTCCGGGTCGCCGTCGCCGGGCGCGACTTCTATTCCGGGAGGTGCCCCGGCGGACGGGCCGCCGGCCGCGGCGGGCCGGGCGGCCCGCGCCATCACCCCACCCCGGAGAAGAGGCGGGACCAGCGGATCGCCATCGGCCAGCGCCAGAACTGCCACAAGGCGGCCGACCCGTCGGTCGAGAAGAACAGGAACTCCGCCCGGCCCACCAGGTTCTCGGCCGGCACGAAGCCGACCGCCGACGGGTCGCGGCTGTCGGCCGAGTTGTCGCGATTGTCGCCCATGGCGAAGTAGTGCCCGGCCGGCACGAGATACTCGGCCGTGTTGTCGAACTGCCCCTCGTCGGTGATCTCGAGGATGCGGTGCTGGCGCCCGCCCGGCATCGTCTCGATGTACTGGGCCACGCGCATGGAGCCGCCGAAGGGGCTGCGCTCGGTGAAATCCTCCACCCGCTGGCGCTTCACGGCCTCGCCATTGATGTAGAGCAGGCCCTGGCGCACCTGGATGCGGTCGCCGGGCAGGCCGACGATGCGCTTGATGTAGTCCGTCTTATTGTCGCGCGGATACTTGAAAACGGCGACGTCGCCACGCTCCGGCCCCTTGGCCAGGACGCGGCCGTTGAACAGCGGCAGGCCGAACGGCATCGAGTAGCGGCTGTAGCCGTACGAGAATTTCGACACGAACAGATAGTCGCCGACCAGCAGCGTCGGGATCATCGACCCCGACGGGATGTTGAAGGGCTCGTAGGCGACCGTGCGCACGAACATGGCGATCAGGATCGCATAGACGACCGTCTTGATCGATTCGAGCAGGCCGCCCTTGGCCTTCTTGTCGGGAACGGAAGAACTGCGGAACACCATCGACGACGCCTTGTTGGCTGGATTTCGGGTGCCGGGACGGCGCGGAGCCGGCGGATGAAGCCCGCCGGAGCCGGGCAAGTCAAGCGGCGGGCAAGTCAAGCGGCGGGCGGAGCGGCCTCGTCGGCGAGCGGGATCGCCGAAATGATGACGATGACCTGGGCCTGGGGATATTCGTCGGTGATGGAGACGTCGATGCGCGTGCCCATGCCGGGCGGCGTGATCTCCGCCAGGCGGGCGGCGGCCCCGCCGGTGAGCCGCATCGTCGGCTGCCCGCTGGGCAGGTTCACCACCCCCATGTCGCGCCAGAAGACGCCACGCCGGAAACCGGTGCCGAGCGCCTTGGAGCAGGCCTCCTTGGCGGCGTAGCGCTTGGCGTAGCTGGCCGCGCGCAGCCGCCGCCGGTCGGACTTGGCGCGCTCCAGCTCGGTGAAGATGCGCTGCGTGAAGCGCTCGCCATAGCGCTCCAGCGTCCGCTCGATCCGGCGGATGTCGATGATATCGCTGCCGATGCCGATGATCATCGGGCGGCGGCCATCATGCCCGCGCCCGCTCGACCGAATTGACCGACGAGTTGCTGCGCAGGGCAGCAATGATGTTGGTCAGATGCTTCACGTCCTGCACTTCGATGTCGATCAGGATCTCGAAGAAGTCCGTCGACCGACTGGTAATCTTGAGATTGGAGATGTTGCCCTGGTTCTTGCCGATGATCGTGGTCAGGTTGCCCATGCTGCCTGGCTCGTTCAGCAGGATGACGTGGATGCGCCCGACATGGTTGGCCGCCTCCCCCGTGCCGTCCCAGCCGACATCGACCCAGCGCTCCGGCGTCTCGGCAAAGCTCTCCAGCGTCTCGCAGTCGATCGTATGGATCGTGACGCCCTTGCCGGTGGTGACGATGCCGACGATGCGGTCGCCCGGCAGGGGGTGGCAGCAGCCGGCATAATGCACCGCCATCCCCGGGATCAGGCCGCGGATCGGGATGCCACCCTCACCGCGCACGGCCTTGGGCTTCACCCGGCGCAGCGGCACCACCTTGTCGCGCGGCTCGACCGGCTGCGGATGGACGGCGTTCACGACCTCGCGCCCGGTATGGAGCCCCTCGCCGACCGCAGCGTAGAGATCCTCCAGCGTCGTCAGGTTGAACACCCGCAGGACGGCCTCGACCGGGCGCTCCTGGAAGTCGTGGCCCTCCGCCTTGAAGGCGCGCTGCAGCAGCGAGCGACCCATCTCGACATACTGGTCGCGCTGCTGGGTGCGGACGAAGCGCCGGATGCGGGCCCGCGCCTTGCCGGTGACGACGAAACGCTCCCACACCGGCGACGGCGTCTGCGCGCGCGACGTGATGATGTCGACCTGGTCGCCGTTCTGCAGCACCGTGCGCAGCGGCATGATGCGGCCGTTGATCTTGGCACCGACGCAATGGTCGCCGACCGCCGAATGGACGGCATAGGCGAAGTCGACCGGCGTCGCACCGCGCGGCATGGCGATCAGGTCGCCCTTGGGCGTGAAGCAGAAGACCTGGTCCTGGAACATCTCGAGCTTGGTGTGCTCGAGGAATTCGACCGGATTGGAGGCATGCTCCATGATGTCGAGCAGTTCGCGCAGCCAGCGATACTGCGGCCCCTCGGTGCTGCCGGAGCCCTGCTTGTAGCTCCAGTGGGCGGCCACGCCGAGTTCGTTCACCTCATGCATGTCGGTGGTGCGGATCTGCACCTCGATGCGCTGGCGCTCCGGCCCGATCACCCCCGTGTGGAGCGAGCGGTAGCCGTTGGGCTTGGGCGTCGACAGGTAGTCCTTGAAGCGGCCCGGCACCACCGGGTAGCGGCTGTGGATGACGCCCAGCGCGTGATAGCAGTCCTCGACCGAGCCGACGACCACGCGGAAGGCCATGATGTCGGCCAGTTGCTCGAAGCCGACATTCTTGCGCTGCATCTTGCGCCAGACCGAATAGGGCGACTTCTCGCGGCCCGAGACGTCGGCCGCCATCCCGCTCTCGCCCAGCAGCTTCTGCAGCTCGCTGGTGACGCGGCCGACCAGCCCGCCGCCCTGGTCGCGCAGGAATGACAGGCGCTGGGTGATCGACTGGCGGGCGTCCGGGTGCAGCTCGGCGAAGGCCAGGTCTTCCAGCTCGTCCTTCATCTCGTGCATGCCGATGCGCTCGGCCAGCGGCGCGTAGATCTCCATCGTCTCGCGCGCGATGCGGCGGCGCTTGTCGGCCGACTTGATGAAGTGCAGCGTGCGCATGTTGTGCAGCCGGTCGGACAGCTTGACCAGCAGCACGCGGATGTCCTCGGACATCGCCAGGACCAGCTTGCGGAAATTCTCCGCCTGCTTGGTCTGGTCCGATTGCAGCTCCAGCCGCGACAGCTTGGTGACGCCATCGACCAGGCGCGCGATGTCGCGGCCGAACAAGGCCTCGATCTGTTCCAGCGTCGCGACCGTGTCCTCGACCGTGTCGTGCAGCAGGCCGGTGACAATCGACGCCGTGTCGAGCTTCATCGAGGCCAGGATGCCGGCGACCTCGACGGGATGCGAGAAATAGGGGTCGCCGCTGGCGCGCTGCTGCGAGCCATGGGCCTGGACCGCGAAGACGTAGGCGCGGTTGATGGAGCCTTCGTCCGCGCCCGGGTCGTACGCCTTGACGTGCTCGACCAGTTCGAACTGGCGCATCATGGCGGGCGCGCCCGGAAACGCGGCGAAGGGAACTAGCGGGGCGAGGGCTGCTGCCTGGGCGGCTATTCTTCCTCCGGCACCGGCGCGTCGCCCACTTCCTCGACCTCAAGGCCGGCGTCGGCCACCTCGGACTCGGCGCTGCGGGACGCGATCGCCTCGGTCCAGACCTGCTCGGACACGGACATCTCCTTGTCCTCTTCCGGCTCGTCGTTCTCGACATGGCGCTGCAGGCCGCGGATCAGGGACTCCTGCAGGCCGGGCAGCGAGACGGTGGCGTCGGCGATCTCGCGCAGCGCCACGACCGGGTTCTTGTCGTTGTCGCGGTCGATCGACAGCGGCGCGCCGGCGGCCACTTCGCGCGCCCGCTGGCCCGCCATCATGACGAGATCGAAGCGGTTGGGGATGCGCATGACGCAATCTTCGACGGTGACGCGTGCCATTGGCGACCCGCTCCTTGATCAGAAATTTGGTGGCTGGTCTTCTAAGCTAGTGGGGCCGGCCCCGATCATCAAGGAATTCCGCGCCCTGCGGCAATGCGGACGGCCCCTGGCCGGCCAAGCGCACGGCCTCCGGCCGGGCCGGCAGGCGGTCGAGCAGGGCCTGGGCGGTCGCCCCCGTCACCGGGTGGCGCCAGCCAGGCGCCAACTCGGCCAGCGGCGCCAGCACGAAGCGACGCTCGGCCAGACGCGGGTGCGGCAGGATCGGCCCCGGGGC encodes:
- the rnc gene encoding ribonuclease III, with the translated sequence MARAARPAAAGGPSAGAPPGIEVAPGDGDPELLADILGHRFRDRRLLRDALRHPSLIAAPGASGYERLEFLGDRVLGLVVAELLLRRFPSEPEGHLARRLAAHVRRDALAEVAREIGLGRFIMLSRGEEVGGGRAKAGTLADCMEAVIGALYLDGGLEVAARFIHARWGAGVGQRQPPNDPKTALQEWAQGRGLPLPRYETVAADGPDHAPAFTVSVTIEGHPGASAVGTSKRVAERAAAEALLTILKGQPAA
- the lepB gene encoding signal peptidase I, with the translated sequence MVFRSSSVPDKKAKGGLLESIKTVVYAILIAMFVRTVAYEPFNIPSGSMIPTLLVGDYLFVSKFSYGYSRYSMPFGLPLFNGRVLAKGPERGDVAVFKYPRDNKTDYIKRIVGLPGDRIQVRQGLLYINGEAVKRQRVEDFTERSPFGGSMRVAQYIETMPGGRQHRILEITDEGQFDNTAEYLVPAGHYFAMGDNRDNSADSRDPSAVGFVPAENLVGRAEFLFFSTDGSAALWQFWRWPMAIRWSRLFSGVG
- the acpS gene encoding holo-ACP synthase, which encodes MIIGIGSDIIDIRRIERTLERYGERFTQRIFTELERAKSDRRRLRAASYAKRYAAKEACSKALGTGFRRGVFWRDMGVVNLPSGQPTMRLTGGAAARLAEITPPGMGTRIDVSITDEYPQAQVIVIISAIPLADEAAPPAA
- a CDS encoding RelA/SpoT family protein: MMRQFELVEHVKAYDPGADEGSINRAYVFAVQAHGSQQRASGDPYFSHPVEVAGILASMKLDTASIVTGLLHDTVEDTVATLEQIEALFGRDIARLVDGVTKLSRLELQSDQTKQAENFRKLVLAMSEDIRVLLVKLSDRLHNMRTLHFIKSADKRRRIARETMEIYAPLAERIGMHEMKDELEDLAFAELHPDARQSITQRLSFLRDQGGGLVGRVTSELQKLLGESGMAADVSGREKSPYSVWRKMQRKNVGFEQLADIMAFRVVVGSVEDCYHALGVIHSRYPVVPGRFKDYLSTPKPNGYRSLHTGVIGPERQRIEVQIRTTDMHEVNELGVAAHWSYKQGSGSTEGPQYRWLRELLDIMEHASNPVEFLEHTKLEMFQDQVFCFTPKGDLIAMPRGATPVDFAYAVHSAVGDHCVGAKINGRIMPLRTVLQNGDQVDIITSRAQTPSPVWERFVVTGKARARIRRFVRTQQRDQYVEMGRSLLQRAFKAEGHDFQERPVEAVLRVFNLTTLEDLYAAVGEGLHTGREVVNAVHPQPVEPRDKVVPLRRVKPKAVRGEGGIPIRGLIPGMAVHYAGCCHPLPGDRIVGIVTTGKGVTIHTIDCETLESFAETPERWVDVGWDGTGEAANHVGRIHVILLNEPGSMGNLTTIIGKNQGNISNLKITSRSTDFFEILIDIEVQDVKHLTNIIAALRSNSSVNSVERARA
- the rpoZ gene encoding DNA-directed RNA polymerase subunit omega gives rise to the protein MARVTVEDCVMRIPNRFDLVMMAGQRAREVAAGAPLSIDRDNDKNPVVALREIADATVSLPGLQESLIRGLQRHVENDEPEEDKEMSVSEQVWTEAIASRSAESEVADAGLEVEEVGDAPVPEEE